CCTTTTTGAGAACGTCGGTTTTGAGGACGTGGAAGAAATGGCGCAGTACGCGCCGGCGCATATAGTGTTTGGAGAAAAGTGTTTCGCCGATACAAGCGCGGTGAAAAACGCCAAAGAAGCGTTGAGGGATACCGGCATTGATATAAAGTTTTTCTGATAAGGATTTTAGGTGATATAATGAAACTGAAGTTTACAAAACAGGATTTTCAAATGGCGGCGGTTTCGGCGGCGGCTGATTTGTTTAAGGGGCAGGAAAAAACTAACGGTACGTTTTCCGTTATAAAAGAAAACCAAGTCAGCCTTCATGAAACAGATTTGGGCATAAGGAACCATATTTCCATAAGCAGGGAGAAACTTTTGGAAAACCTTCACGAAGTGCAGAAGAGAAACAATCTTCCGCTGACTGACGATATAGACGATATGCAGTTTTCGATAGAAATGGAAACGGGCGCCGGAAAAACGTATGTTTTCGCGAGAACGGTTTTCGAGCTTAACAAGCTTTATGGGTTCACGAAGTTTATCATTGTTGTTCCGTCCATATCCGTCAGGGAGGGGGACTATAAGTTTTTGCAGATATCCGAGGAACATTTCGGCCTGGAATATAACAGAGCGCCTGTCAGGTATTTTATTTATAATTCCCAACGTCTTTCAGACGTGCGCCAGTTCGCCACATCAGGCAATATCGAAATAATGATTATAAATATAGACGCTTTTAAAAAAGCCGAAAATATCATAAACCAAGCGCAGGACAGGCTTAACGGCGAGAGCGCAATGGAGTTTATACGGGGCACAAGGCCGGTGCTTATTATAGATGAGCCGCAAAGCGTAGATCATACGGAAAAGGCAAAAGACGCGCTTGCCGCTTTAAATCCTTTGTGTACGTTCCGATATTCGGCCACATTCAGGGATACAACAAATCTTATTTACCGCCTGACGCCGGTGGATGCCTTTGAAATGGGCATTGTAAAGCAGATAAGCGTAATATCTGCTCAGGCCGGGGCCGACGCCAGCGAAGCGTATATACGGCTTTTGTCAGTAGACAACTCCAACGGGTTTAAAGCCAAAGTTGAGATTGACAAGCTGAACAAAGCCGGAAAAGCCGAGCGTAAGTCCGTGACTGTTAAGCCTAACGACGATTTGTTTGTTCTTTCCGGGAACAGGGAGATTTATAACGGATACGTCGTCGCGGGAATAGACTGCACAAAAGGCTTTGAGTCCATTGAATTCGACAACGCCGAAATTGTGAAACTGGGTCAGGCTATAGGAGGGGTTGACGATCTGCTTATTAAAAGAGAACAGATACGCCGAACCATAGAAACTCATCTGCAAAAGGAATTAATGTATTACGAAAAGGGAATAAAGGTACTCTCATTATTTTTTATTGACAAAGTTGCCAATTACAGAGGAGAGGAAAACGGGAAAGGAGTTTATGCCGGCATATTTGAGGAACTGTATGACGAATTAATCAATCAGCCGAGATTTAAATCCCTGAAAGGAAAATTCCCTTTTCCCGTGGACAAAGTGCATGGCGGATATTTTTCACAGGACAAAAAAGGGCGGCTTAAAAACACAAGAGGGGACACAAACGACGATGCTGACACTTATAACGCAATCATGCGGGATAAAGAATGGCTGTTAAGTTTTGAATGTCCTTTGCGGTTTATATTTTCCCACTCGGCCCTCAGGGAAGGCTGGGACAACCCTAACGTATTTCAGGTATGCGCTCTTATAGACCAAAAGTCGATGTTCACATGCCGCCAGAAGATAGGACGCGGCATGCGCCTTTGCGTAAATAAAAACGGCGACAGGATTACGGACAGGGACGTCAATATTCTTCACGTTGTGGGAAATGAAAGCGTAGGCGAGTTTGCCGACAGGCTTCAGAAGGAATACGAGGAAGATACGGGAATTAAATTCGGCGTTATCAATATAAGCCTTTTTAACGGGATTACATACACGGAAACAATATCGGAAGAAAAAGTTATCGACCATAATCATGCCGAGAAAGTTATATCGTTTTATAGAGAAAAGGGCCTTTTGGACGATAACGGCTTAATAGCTGCAGACGCCGATAAAAAACTTACGGACGAGAGAGTTCCGGAAGAAATAAAAGAAGTTATGCCCGTTATGGAAAATATGGCTAAAATGTCGGAGCCGATAACGGCGTTGGCGGGAAAAAGTTTTGTCCGCGAGAAAACAGAGGAAAAATCTATTACCTATGAAACGGCAAAAAGCCTTGTGGAACATTTAGAGGAAAAAGGCTATATAACCAAAACCGGAAAAATAAAAGACACAATGAAGGAAGCCTTAAAAAACAATACTTTGGATCTGCCGAAAAGGTTTGAGGCGGCTAAGGAAAAACTGACGGAGGCTATCAGGAAAGCGGACAAAAAGGTTATTATCAGGGACGCGTCCAAAGACGTTGTTGTGAAGCTGAAAAAGGACGTAATTATTTCGCCGGAATTTTTAGAACTTTGGGACAAGCTCAAATATAAAACAACATATAGGATTAAAATAGACGAGAATGAGTTTAAACGTCTCTGCATAGACAGCATAAACAATATGCCTAAGATACCGAAAGCCCACATAGTTTCGGCGGCGGCCGATATTTCCGTCAACAGGCAGGGCATAGGATACAATGAGAAAAGTGTCAAGACAACCGCTTTAAACTATGACGCGGTTTTTCTCCCCAATATTATAGATTCCGTTTGCGAGGCGTGCGTTATAAATAGAAGGACATGCAGGGATATTATTTTAGGCTGCGAAAGGTGCGGCGAGTTTTATAATAATCCAAATCTGTTTATAGAAAATGTTATCGACTGCATAAACGACGTCAGCTATAAATTAAGCATAGCGGGAATTAAATACCATAAACTTGCGGGGGAAGAATACTATATACAGGAAATATTTGACAGCGGGGAACTTTTGGCAAACCTTGACAAGAACGCCGTGGCAGTGGAGCGGAGCGTTTATAATTATGTGACGTATGACAGCGAAACGGTCGAAAGGCCAATGGCCGTCGCTCTTGACAACGATCCGGAAGTTAAAATGTTTTTCAAAATACCGTCAAAGTTTAAAATAAGAACGCCGCTGGGCATGTATAATCCGGACTGGGCCGTTATGCTTGAAAAAAACGGGGAACAGAAGCTGTATTTTGTTTTGGAAACAAAAGGAAGCACAATAAATTTAGATTTGCGGGACAGGGAAAAACTGAAAATTCATTGCGGGCAGGAGCATTTTAAGGCGCTTGATAATGGCGTGGTATTTCAAAAAGCTGACAACTGGAGCAAGTTCAAGACAAAAAGTGTTGAATAAAATAGTTTTATGTATAAAAACCTCAATTTTTTTGAGGTTTTTTATTTTGGAATTTATAATATTTATTTTTTAAGTTCGTTAAATATTTCCGAATGATCGTCGGATAAATTTATTAAGATGCTTAGACATATTTTGTAAGTTTACATTACATAACGCGTGTTTTGATATTTATGAAATAATGATTGGCTGTCGATAAATTTTTTTATGAATTGAAAATATATCTCTTTAATTTCGATATTTATCGGTTGCTATAGTTTTTTGTTTAAATATTTCCATATACTGTATTTAAAAATCATGTGCGGAAATGGCTGTTAGATATGTTCAGTCATAAAATTTTATTTAGCTTTAAACAGCTGTTTCACAATTTGCGATTTTATTTTTTGGGATTTTGGAGTTTTATAATATTTATTTTCTTGAAAAAATAAGGCTGTTTCTGTAATTTTGTATTAGAAAATATTTACTTATAGTGACATATTTGGATTTTTATATTTATTTGGATAATGAAAATATAATAATTACTTATGAATAATACTAAAATAAATTTGATTTTATATTGATATAAGTATGTTTCAAAAAGTAAAAAAATAAAGTGTTTTGGCATACATTTTTATTAAAAAATTGTTAAATACAATCTAATACAGTTTTAATATTTTTATTTTAAATAATTTTTTTATTATTTTATTAAAAAAATAGTGCATTATATATAAATTGATATTGACTCTATGCTAACTATATACTTTATAATTATGATCAATATAAAAGTCGCTTTTACAACTACATAAATTATGAGAAATAATGAATTTAGACTATGCAAACCGGGTTGGGAATCTAAATTGATTTAATGTATGTGTGTTTAAGAGCTGGCCGCATATACGTTGCACGGCTCTAAGATATAATGGCATGCGCAAGTTCTGCATGTTAAAAAAAGGAGGAAAAATTATGAAAAAGAAGTTTGCAATAGTGGGAATCAGCGTCTTTATGTCTGCAATACTTTTGTTAAGCGGCTGCGGCGGATCTTCAAGCGGTTCCGATTCGGCAGGTTCGGAGCCTGACAATGCCGCAAACGGCAGCGGGGAAGCTTCAAGCGCACAAAGCGAAGGCGAGAAACTTATGGCAAACGCCACGGCAAGGATGGGGACTGTTACCGTAGCAAACGGCGAGGGTGCGGATCGCGATGATTTGACATTTATAAGCGTTATAGAACC
The Anaerotignum faecicola DNA segment above includes these coding regions:
- a CDS encoding DEAD/DEAH box helicase family protein, translated to MKLKFTKQDFQMAAVSAAADLFKGQEKTNGTFSVIKENQVSLHETDLGIRNHISISREKLLENLHEVQKRNNLPLTDDIDDMQFSIEMETGAGKTYVFARTVFELNKLYGFTKFIIVVPSISVREGDYKFLQISEEHFGLEYNRAPVRYFIYNSQRLSDVRQFATSGNIEIMIINIDAFKKAENIINQAQDRLNGESAMEFIRGTRPVLIIDEPQSVDHTEKAKDALAALNPLCTFRYSATFRDTTNLIYRLTPVDAFEMGIVKQISVISAQAGADASEAYIRLLSVDNSNGFKAKVEIDKLNKAGKAERKSVTVKPNDDLFVLSGNREIYNGYVVAGIDCTKGFESIEFDNAEIVKLGQAIGGVDDLLIKREQIRRTIETHLQKELMYYEKGIKVLSLFFIDKVANYRGEENGKGVYAGIFEELYDELINQPRFKSLKGKFPFPVDKVHGGYFSQDKKGRLKNTRGDTNDDADTYNAIMRDKEWLLSFECPLRFIFSHSALREGWDNPNVFQVCALIDQKSMFTCRQKIGRGMRLCVNKNGDRITDRDVNILHVVGNESVGEFADRLQKEYEEDTGIKFGVINISLFNGITYTETISEEKVIDHNHAEKVISFYREKGLLDDNGLIAADADKKLTDERVPEEIKEVMPVMENMAKMSEPITALAGKSFVREKTEEKSITYETAKSLVEHLEEKGYITKTGKIKDTMKEALKNNTLDLPKRFEAAKEKLTEAIRKADKKVIIRDASKDVVVKLKKDVIISPEFLELWDKLKYKTTYRIKIDENEFKRLCIDSINNMPKIPKAHIVSAAADISVNRQGIGYNEKSVKTTALNYDAVFLPNIIDSVCEACVINRRTCRDIILGCERCGEFYNNPNLFIENVIDCINDVSYKLSIAGIKYHKLAGEEYYIQEIFDSGELLANLDKNAVAVERSVYNYVTYDSETVERPMAVALDNDPEVKMFFKIPSKFKIRTPLGMYNPDWAVMLEKNGEQKLYFVLETKGSTINLDLRDREKLKIHCGQEHFKALDNGVVFQKADNWSKFKTKSVE